One Nitrosopumilus piranensis genomic region harbors:
- a CDS encoding metal ABC transporter permease, with protein sequence MIEISSDLIIIGTAVLVAANCASIGAFLVLRQMAMMSDAISHAVLLGIVIAVFMVGGRETVSVIVGGVLSGILTVSIVEMLYRTGKLKQDSSIGIVFPFLFAIGVILVTQAGNVHIDAQHVLYGSIEFVPFDTLYVDEINIGSKSLWVLGILAIANISFIAILYKELKISTFDASVAVSVGLMPMLIHYLLMIMVATTAVVAFESVGAVLVIAFFIVPASGAYLLTDKLSHMIILSVTLGMISAIAGYMLAIFFDVSIAGSMAAVAGAVFGLIWVFAPNRGLISRWRRISKQRFEIDVGILITHIYNEIESKHSVTLSSMSDALGWTTEYSKKICKSVQDRKLIEIDEQQNLHLTASGNKKVKSYSPH encoded by the coding sequence TTGATAGAAATATCTAGTGATCTAATAATTATTGGAACTGCTGTGTTAGTTGCAGCAAACTGTGCTTCGATTGGCGCATTTCTAGTATTGAGACAGATGGCAATGATGTCTGATGCCATAAGTCATGCCGTGCTGTTAGGTATAGTAATTGCTGTGTTTATGGTTGGAGGTAGAGAAACTGTTTCAGTAATTGTAGGAGGTGTCTTGTCTGGTATATTGACTGTGTCAATTGTAGAGATGCTTTATCGTACAGGTAAACTAAAACAGGATAGCTCTATCGGTATAGTCTTTCCATTTCTTTTTGCTATTGGTGTGATACTTGTTACACAAGCTGGTAACGTACACATAGATGCACAACATGTTTTGTACGGTTCGATTGAATTTGTTCCATTTGATACTTTGTATGTTGATGAAATTAACATAGGATCCAAATCTCTTTGGGTTCTTGGAATTTTGGCAATTGCAAATATCTCTTTTATAGCAATTTTGTACAAGGAACTAAAAATTAGCACTTTTGATGCGTCAGTTGCAGTTAGTGTTGGATTAATGCCTATGCTTATTCATTATTTGTTGATGATAATGGTTGCTACAACAGCAGTTGTTGCTTTTGAATCTGTTGGAGCGGTACTTGTGATTGCATTTTTTATAGTTCCTGCATCTGGGGCTTACTTACTAACTGATAAATTATCTCATATGATTATTCTATCTGTTACATTAGGTATGATTAGTGCTATTGCAGGATATATGCTTGCAATATTTTTTGATGTATCAATAGCTGGTTCAATGGCTGCAGTTGCAGGTGCTGTGTTTGGGTTAATCTGGGTGTTTGCACCAAATCGTGGTTTGATTAGCAGATGGAGAAGGATATCCAAACAACGATTTGAAATAGATGTTGGTATTTTGATAACCCATATTTACAATGAAATTGAATCAAAACATTCTGTGACTCTTTCAAGTATGTCTGATGCTTTGGGTTGGACAACTGAATACTCTAAAAAAATATGTAAATCTGTACAAGATAGAAAATTAATAGAAATAGATGAGCAACAAAATCTACATCTTACTGCAAGTGGGAATAAAAAAGTAAAGTCTTACTCGCCTCATTGA
- the glmS gene encoding glutamine--fructose-6-phosphate transaminase (isomerizing) gives MCSIIGYYGKDVAAPIIVKGLKRMEYRGYDSVGVATESKNQIELKKGTGKVHEVNSKVQLETLPGKVGIGHTRWATHGKVTDANAHPHPSNSGKIAIVHNGIIENFEELKKQLEDGGYTFKSETDSEIIANLLQKNYEQTNNVKETILKTVSQLKGHYAFVAMFENGQLAAARFHEPLIIGVGKDDFFLSSDVLGFIEFTDNAIYMENGTFVVSEKNKFQILDFDGEHVKYEITKVSKEFADAYKGDYAHFTLKEIYEQPETILSAGEKTADSIDKTVDYIRHAKNIYITGSGSSYNSALIAKQILSKYVKIKVEPIMSSELQFNPEIIEENSILIAISQSGESADVLEAVKIAKSANCKIIAIVNLLTSSLVRKADVVIGLNCGPEIGVAATKSFTSQLVILYKIVQKLSNNKLTINFESFAKSISKTLDNPTSIQEIAKDLKEVSDIYILGRGINFPIATESALKLKELTYIHAEGIAGGELKHGPLALMDSSVFVIILNPNDSTYSDTLTSAREIKARGAKIIGVSDVNSDVYDYWIEMPKISEILYPISEIIPIQLLSYYAALEKDTDPDYPRNLAKSVTVK, from the coding sequence ATGTGTTCAATTATCGGATATTATGGAAAAGATGTTGCAGCACCCATCATTGTAAAGGGATTAAAGAGAATGGAATATCGTGGATATGATAGTGTTGGAGTTGCAACAGAATCAAAAAACCAGATTGAATTAAAAAAAGGAACTGGAAAAGTACATGAAGTAAATTCAAAAGTGCAATTAGAGACATTGCCGGGAAAAGTTGGCATAGGCCATACAAGGTGGGCAACTCATGGAAAAGTTACAGATGCAAATGCACACCCACACCCTAGTAATTCAGGTAAAATTGCAATTGTACATAATGGAATCATAGAAAATTTTGAAGAGTTAAAGAAACAATTAGAAGATGGAGGTTATACTTTCAAAAGTGAAACAGATAGTGAGATAATTGCAAATTTGTTACAAAAAAATTATGAGCAAACAAACAATGTTAAAGAAACAATTCTAAAAACAGTTTCACAACTAAAGGGTCATTATGCATTTGTTGCAATGTTTGAAAACGGACAATTAGCCGCTGCAAGATTTCACGAGCCACTAATTATTGGTGTAGGAAAAGATGACTTCTTTTTGTCAAGCGATGTTTTAGGGTTTATTGAATTCACAGACAATGCAATTTACATGGAAAATGGAACTTTTGTAGTATCAGAGAAAAACAAGTTCCAAATTTTAGATTTTGATGGAGAACATGTAAAATATGAGATTACCAAAGTCTCAAAAGAATTTGCAGATGCATACAAAGGAGATTATGCACATTTTACATTAAAAGAGATTTATGAACAGCCAGAAACAATTTTGAGTGCAGGAGAAAAAACTGCAGATAGTATCGATAAAACAGTAGATTACATCAGACATGCTAAAAATATATACATTACAGGAAGTGGATCTAGCTATAATTCAGCATTAATTGCAAAGCAAATTTTATCAAAATATGTAAAAATCAAGGTTGAGCCAATTATGTCAAGTGAGCTTCAGTTTAACCCGGAGATTATTGAAGAAAATTCAATATTAATTGCAATTTCTCAAAGTGGAGAAAGCGCAGATGTTTTAGAGGCAGTAAAGATTGCAAAAAGTGCAAATTGCAAGATTATTGCAATTGTCAATCTACTGACATCATCACTTGTTCGTAAAGCAGATGTTGTAATAGGATTGAATTGTGGACCAGAAATTGGAGTAGCTGCAACTAAAAGTTTCACATCACAACTTGTAATTCTATACAAAATTGTGCAAAAATTGAGCAATAACAAGTTAACAATTAATTTTGAAAGTTTTGCCAAATCAATTTCAAAGACATTAGACAATCCAACTAGTATTCAAGAAATTGCAAAAGATCTAAAAGAGGTTTCAGATATTTACATTCTAGGGCGTGGAATTAATTTTCCAATTGCAACAGAATCTGCACTCAAACTTAAAGAACTCACATATATTCATGCAGAAGGAATTGCAGGAGGAGAGTTAAAGCATGGACCTCTTGCCCTGATGGATTCTAGTGTATTTGTAATAATTCTCAACCCAAATGATTCAACTTATTCAGATACTCTAACTAGTGCAAGAGAAATCAAAGCTCGTGGCGCAAAAATCATAGGTGTGTCAGATGTAAATAGTGATGTGTATGACTATTGGATTGAAATGCCAAAAATTAGTGAAATACTATATCCAATTTCAGAGATAATTCCAATTCAATTGTTATCTTATTACGCAGCACTTGAAAAAGATACAGATCCTGACTATCCTAGAAATCTTGCAAAATCAGTTACAGTCAAGTAA
- a CDS encoding 30S ribosomal protein S4, with protein sequence MGDPKYPRRVWRKPKRPLNYELKMEELKTLGTFGLRTKRELWKAHTELSRVRHQARSLLALRQEDREEKEPILMKSLARIGLVSADATLDDVLNLNANDLLSRRLQTVVTKKLGFKTPYQARQAVIHGHIMIGERKVDIPSYTVTVEEEDSIHFAPESKIPEMLEKTKTEDPAEEATPETTEIPAEETDETPAEETKDKSSSE encoded by the coding sequence ATGGGAGATCCAAAATATCCACGTAGAGTTTGGAGAAAACCAAAGAGACCTCTTAATTATGAATTAAAAATGGAAGAGTTGAAAACTCTTGGTACATTTGGATTAAGAACTAAAAGAGAATTGTGGAAAGCACATACAGAATTATCCAGAGTAAGACATCAAGCAAGATCATTACTTGCTTTAAGACAAGAAGACAGAGAAGAGAAAGAACCAATTCTAATGAAATCTTTAGCCAGAATAGGATTAGTTAGTGCAGATGCGACATTAGATGATGTACTTAACCTGAATGCAAATGATTTGCTTTCAAGAAGATTACAAACTGTTGTTACAAAGAAACTTGGATTCAAAACACCATATCAAGCAAGACAAGCAGTTATTCATGGTCACATTATGATTGGTGAAAGAAAAGTAGACATTCCATCATACACAGTTACAGTAGAAGAAGAAGATAGCATTCATTTTGCACCAGAATCAAAAATTCCAGAAATGCTAGAAAAAACAAAAACTGAAGATCCTGCTGAAGAAGCAACTCCTGAAACTACAGAAATACCTGCTGAAGAAACAGATGAGACTCCTGCTGAAGAAACCAAAGATAAAAGCTCTTCAGAATAA
- a CDS encoding metal ABC transporter solute-binding protein, Zn/Mn family, producing the protein MKKSIIMASAVIVAIVVIVAGLSSTIVQNNNTDEIILNDIKQSSDNSEKIMVTTTTNVVTDLVENIGGEHVQVTGLMGSGVDPHLYRPSASDVKKLQDADIVFYNGLDLEGKMGDIFVKIGREGTAVWAVSENIPQESLLSLDDAGHFDPHIWWDAELWMEAAKVVATGLSEYDPENSKTYESNLKEYMTHLEDLHQTSLEKMNSIPQEQRVLVTAHDAFQYFGHAYGLEEMAIQGWSTDSEAGIREIQNLADEITERKIKAVFVETSISPATIEALTAAVQDKGHNVVIGGKLFSDAIGEKGTSKGTYVGAFTHNVETIVNALK; encoded by the coding sequence ATGAAAAAATCCATCATTATGGCATCTGCTGTAATTGTAGCAATTGTGGTAATAGTGGCAGGGTTATCCTCGACTATTGTTCAAAATAATAATACTGATGAAATTATTCTCAACGACATAAAACAATCTTCAGACAACTCTGAAAAAATCATGGTTACAACTACCACTAATGTTGTAACTGATCTAGTTGAAAATATTGGGGGTGAGCATGTTCAAGTAACAGGATTGATGGGGTCTGGAGTGGATCCTCACTTGTATCGACCTAGCGCAAGTGATGTCAAAAAACTTCAGGATGCAGATATTGTATTTTACAATGGTTTGGATTTGGAAGGTAAGATGGGTGATATTTTTGTAAAAATTGGACGAGAAGGAACTGCAGTATGGGCAGTTTCTGAAAACATTCCCCAAGAATCATTATTGAGTCTTGATGATGCAGGCCATTTTGATCCCCATATTTGGTGGGATGCAGAACTGTGGATGGAAGCAGCTAAAGTTGTTGCAACAGGATTGAGTGAATATGATCCTGAAAATTCTAAAACATATGAATCAAATCTTAAAGAGTATATGACTCATTTAGAGGATCTTCATCAGACTAGCTTAGAGAAGATGAATTCTATTCCTCAGGAACAACGAGTGCTTGTAACTGCTCATGATGCATTTCAATACTTTGGTCATGCTTATGGTTTAGAAGAGATGGCAATTCAGGGTTGGAGTACTGATAGTGAGGCTGGAATTAGGGAGATTCAGAATTTAGCTGACGAAATAACTGAGAGAAAGATAAAAGCTGTATTTGTAGAAACTTCAATCTCTCCTGCAACAATTGAAGCTTTGACAGCTGCAGTTCAAGATAAAGGCCATAATGTTGTAATTGGCGGTAAATTATTTTCAGACGCAATAGGTGAAAAAGGAACTAGTAAAGGAACCTATGTTGGAGCATTTACACATAACGTTGAAACAATTGTTAATGCACTAAAATGA
- a CDS encoding 30S ribosomal protein S13 → MSTQEYRHIVRIVGNDIPGERKMLVGLTQIKGIGYNFATAILDTLKIDSNANIGHLTDENVQAIEKLISNPVEGNFPTWFLNRRKDIETGNDLHLLTSDIPFTLRNDIERERITASWRGYRHLSGLKVRGQRTRTSGRKGGAVGVAKGGMAAPAKKSSDAPAAAPAAEAAPAAEAAPAEKKE, encoded by the coding sequence TTGAGCACTCAAGAATATAGACACATTGTTAGGATTGTGGGAAACGATATCCCAGGAGAGAGAAAAATGCTCGTTGGATTGACCCAGATAAAGGGTATTGGTTATAATTTTGCCACAGCAATTCTAGACACACTAAAAATTGATTCAAATGCCAACATAGGTCATCTTACCGATGAAAATGTTCAGGCAATTGAAAAATTAATTTCAAATCCAGTTGAAGGGAATTTTCCAACATGGTTCCTCAACAGAAGAAAAGATATTGAAACTGGAAACGATTTACATTTGTTAACATCTGATATTCCATTTACATTAAGAAATGATATTGAAAGAGAAAGAATTACTGCAAGTTGGAGAGGCTATCGTCATCTTAGTGGTCTTAAGGTAAGAGGTCAGAGAACAAGAACATCTGGTAGAAAAGGTGGAGCAGTCGGTGTTGCAAAAGGTGGCATGGCAGCTCCTGCAAAGAAATCATCAGATGCTCCGGCAGCAGCTCCGGCAGCAGAAGCAGCTCCGGCAGCAGAAGCAGCTCCTGCGGAGAAAAAGGAATAG
- the cobT gene encoding nicotinate mononucleotide-dependent phosphoribosyltransferase CobT yields the protein MEDFELYGNVNRAQNFIDFIKPGRFLFSFVISYTETSEIPGITFAGADRDSIQFTPPADAEYLHYGYCKTIDKIPMTPDGKPTPGLLTKTALESASISHLTINAGSKVTPQLPFIESGLPFGKNISIQDAMTDSIVSHAVEYGQIIGRSLASLTDCLIIGECIPGGTTTALALLKAFDYDAKVSSSIPDNPVELKNQIVTSALQRVNSEHPYSIVAQIGDPMIPFVAGMLSSASSVSKVMLAGGTQMAAVLAFASKIGFNEESTAIGTTSYITNDKSANFKELVQNIADIPVLSVDPGMKNSEFSGLKAFSEGFAKEGVGAGGAIISSMIKTGNNSAKFLELAEKEYRRLFT from the coding sequence TTGGAAGATTTTGAATTATATGGAAATGTTAATCGGGCTCAAAATTTTATTGATTTTATAAAACCTGGCAGATTTCTTTTTTCGTTTGTTATTTCTTATACTGAAACATCTGAAATTCCTGGTATAACTTTTGCTGGTGCAGACAGAGATTCAATCCAATTTACTCCGCCTGCTGATGCAGAATATCTTCACTATGGGTATTGTAAAACTATTGACAAAATCCCAATGACTCCAGATGGTAAGCCAACTCCTGGATTGTTGACTAAAACTGCTCTTGAATCTGCTAGTATTTCTCATTTGACAATTAATGCTGGAAGTAAAGTTACTCCCCAATTACCATTTATTGAATCTGGTTTGCCTTTTGGAAAAAATATTTCGATTCAAGATGCCATGACTGACTCTATAGTTTCTCATGCAGTTGAATATGGACAAATCATTGGAAGAAGTTTAGCATCATTAACTGATTGTTTGATAATTGGTGAATGCATTCCTGGTGGGACAACTACTGCATTAGCTTTGCTAAAGGCATTTGATTATGATGCTAAAGTTAGTTCAAGTATACCTGATAATCCTGTTGAATTAAAAAATCAAATTGTAACTTCAGCTCTTCAAAGAGTTAATTCAGAGCATCCGTACAGCATTGTTGCGCAAATTGGTGATCCAATGATACCTTTTGTTGCAGGAATGCTGAGCTCTGCTTCTAGTGTATCTAAGGTTATGTTGGCTGGCGGAACACAGATGGCTGCTGTTTTAGCATTTGCATCAAAAATTGGATTTAATGAGGAAAGCACTGCAATTGGAACTACATCGTATATTACAAATGATAAAAGTGCAAATTTCAAGGAACTTGTTCAAAACATTGCAGATATTCCTGTTCTCTCAGTAGATCCCGGTATGAAAAACTCTGAATTTTCTGGCCTCAAGGCATTCTCTGAAGGATTTGCAAAAGAGGGTGTTGGCGCAGGCGGTGCCATTATTTCTTCAATGATAAAAACTGGTAATAATTCTGCAAAATTTTTGGAGTTGGCTGAAAAAGAATATCGACGATTATTTACTTGA
- a CDS encoding MBL fold metallo-hydrolase: MIVHQIQVGNMQNFCYVVEDEDTHESIIIDPSWDLIELEMLIKKNNLKIKYIVNTHHHFDHTIGNEAMAESTKAPIIQHENSELKHDISVKDGDFIEFGTSKLKILHTPGHSKDSMCLIGDGKIFSGDTLFVGNCGRIDLPGGSAKELYHSLFDVLYSLDDDLVLYPGHNYGHSETSTIGQEKMTNMVMQKRTEQQFLDMMGQ; this comes from the coding sequence ATGATTGTTCATCAAATTCAAGTTGGAAACATGCAAAATTTCTGTTATGTTGTTGAAGATGAAGATACTCACGAATCTATCATAATTGATCCATCATGGGATCTTATTGAACTAGAGATGCTAATTAAAAAAAATAATTTAAAAATAAAATACATTGTAAACACTCATCATCACTTTGATCATACTATTGGAAATGAGGCAATGGCTGAATCTACCAAAGCCCCAATTATTCAACATGAAAATTCAGAATTAAAACATGATATTTCTGTAAAGGACGGAGATTTTATAGAATTTGGGACTTCAAAACTCAAAATTCTTCATACCCCTGGACATTCTAAGGACAGTATGTGCTTGATAGGTGATGGAAAAATTTTCTCAGGTGATACTCTATTTGTAGGAAATTGTGGTCGTATTGACTTGCCTGGTGGAAGCGCAAAGGAACTCTATCATAGTTTATTTGATGTTCTTTATTCATTAGATGATGATTTGGTTCTGTATCCTGGGCACAATTATGGTCATTCAGAGACATCTACAATAGGACAAGAAAAAATGACTAACATGGTAATGCAAAAAAGAACCGAACAACAATTTCTTGATATGATGGGTCAGTGA
- a CDS encoding metal ABC transporter ATP-binding protein produces the protein MEQKSNHTNLDGVHLPPIEIKNLSVTYRTEPALWNIDLSFPEGKLIAIVGPNGAGKSTLIKAVMGLVPITAGKVSIYGKQYSKQRNKVAYVPQRGSVDWDFPTDALDVVEMGLYGKLGWLRRPNSQTREKARDCLTKVGLGDYADRQIGQLSGGQQQRVFVARALAQDPQIYLMDEPLNGVDAVTEETILSILEDLRKEGKTIVMVHHDLQTVDKYFDWVVMLNRSLISAGPIKEVFTKENLDIAYQEKQRVSLQ, from the coding sequence ATGGAACAAAAATCAAACCATACAAATCTAGATGGTGTACACCTTCCTCCAATTGAAATCAAAAATCTATCTGTTACATATCGTACTGAACCTGCATTGTGGAATATAGATCTGAGTTTTCCAGAGGGTAAACTAATTGCAATTGTTGGCCCAAACGGAGCAGGTAAATCTACTCTCATAAAGGCAGTAATGGGATTGGTTCCAATAACTGCAGGCAAAGTGAGCATTTATGGAAAACAATATTCAAAACAGAGAAACAAAGTTGCTTATGTTCCGCAACGCGGATCAGTTGATTGGGATTTTCCTACTGATGCATTAGATGTTGTAGAGATGGGCCTTTATGGAAAACTTGGATGGTTACGGCGTCCCAATTCCCAAACAAGAGAAAAAGCAAGAGATTGTCTGACAAAAGTTGGATTGGGTGACTATGCTGACAGACAAATTGGTCAGTTATCTGGAGGTCAACAACAAAGAGTATTTGTTGCAAGAGCTCTTGCACAAGATCCTCAAATTTACCTTATGGATGAACCTCTAAATGGAGTTGATGCAGTAACTGAAGAGACAATACTTTCCATACTTGAAGATCTGAGAAAAGAAGGGAAAACAATTGTGATGGTTCATCATGATTTGCAAACTGTGGATAAATATTTTGATTGGGTTGTAATGCTAAACAGAAGCCTGATATCTGCTGGACCAATAAAAGAAGTATTTACTAAAGAAAATTTGGATATTGCATATCAAGAAAAACAGCGTGTATCTCTTCAATAA
- a CDS encoding metal ABC transporter permease: MVLEEILTIFIGIFTDYTLRYVALGSAILGITSGALGCFTVLRKQSLFGDALSHAALPGIGLAYLFAGTKDSMFLMLGAAVFAWFGGIITLAITSTTRIKQDAALGITLSVFFGLGIVFLTYLQSIGGASQGGLDRFLFGQAAALIEKDVINLGILASGCFVVLILFFKEFKIATFDSAFGQSLGFPTKYLSALLTSVIVVAVVIGLHTVGVVLMVSMLIAPAAAARQWISSLKSMLILSAIFGGISGVIGSMISSTTEGMSTGPVIVITITTILGISLFFSPKQGYLFQYIRRKRQRQRNLDEISTISGANLRN; the protein is encoded by the coding sequence ATGGTTCTTGAAGAAATACTGACTATCTTTATTGGAATCTTTACTGATTACACTCTAAGGTATGTTGCACTTGGTTCTGCTATTTTAGGAATAACTAGTGGTGCGTTGGGGTGTTTTACTGTTCTACGAAAACAGAGCTTGTTTGGAGATGCTTTGTCTCATGCTGCATTGCCTGGAATTGGTTTGGCGTATCTTTTTGCTGGAACAAAAGACTCTATGTTCTTGATGTTGGGTGCTGCGGTGTTTGCATGGTTTGGAGGCATTATTACATTAGCTATCACAAGTACCACAAGAATTAAGCAAGATGCAGCACTTGGAATAACTCTTTCAGTTTTCTTTGGACTAGGAATAGTTTTCCTTACATACCTACAGAGTATTGGAGGTGCAAGTCAGGGCGGATTAGATCGATTTCTTTTCGGGCAGGCTGCAGCTTTAATAGAAAAAGATGTCATAAACCTAGGAATTTTAGCCTCTGGTTGTTTTGTGGTTTTGATATTATTCTTTAAAGAGTTCAAAATAGCAACATTTGATAGTGCATTTGGACAAAGTTTAGGTTTTCCAACAAAATATCTTAGTGCATTATTAACGTCAGTAATCGTTGTAGCTGTTGTTATTGGATTACATACAGTTGGTGTAGTTCTAATGGTTTCAATGCTAATAGCTCCAGCAGCTGCAGCTAGACAATGGATCTCTAGTTTGAAAAGCATGTTGATTCTTTCTGCAATATTTGGGGGTATAAGTGGCGTAATTGGTTCCATGATAAGTAGTACAACAGAAGGAATGTCTACTGGTCCTGTAATTGTAATTACAATTACTACTATATTGGGTATTTCTTTATTCTTTTCTCCAAAACAAGGATATCTTTTCCAGTACATTCGTAGGAAAAGGCAACGTCAAAGAAATCTAGATGAAATTAGTACTATTTCAGGAGCAAATCTAAGAAATTGA